One Streptomyces lincolnensis genomic region harbors:
- the prcB gene encoding proteasome subunit beta: MAWNENGGRLGEEFFTPGTSSFTEFLAAHRPELLVTRRVLPDGVVAAPDRVPHGTTVLALAYRDGVLIAGDRRATMGNLIAQRDLEKVHPADDYTAVAFAGTVGLALDMVKLYQVELKHFEKIEGVAMSLDGKARRLAGMIRQNLGQAMQGLAVVPLMTGYDPSAPEGERGRIFSFDVAGGLYEKRDFHAEGSGSPYARGALKKLFRRGMDRREAALAALQALYDAADDDSATGGPDVNRRIFPIVSLITEDGFERLPEPETEELCREMAAQRSSRPDGPNATA, from the coding sequence ATGGCGTGGAACGAGAACGGCGGCCGGCTGGGGGAGGAGTTCTTCACTCCGGGCACCTCGTCCTTCACCGAGTTCCTGGCCGCGCACCGACCTGAACTGCTCGTCACCCGCCGGGTCCTGCCGGACGGCGTGGTGGCGGCACCCGACCGGGTGCCGCACGGCACCACCGTGCTGGCCCTGGCCTACCGCGACGGCGTCCTGATCGCCGGGGACCGCAGGGCCACCATGGGCAACCTGATCGCCCAGCGCGACCTGGAGAAGGTGCACCCCGCCGACGACTACACGGCGGTCGCCTTCGCCGGCACCGTCGGACTGGCCCTGGACATGGTGAAGCTGTACCAGGTCGAGCTGAAGCACTTCGAGAAGATCGAGGGCGTCGCGATGAGCCTCGACGGCAAGGCGAGGCGGCTGGCCGGCATGATCCGGCAGAACCTCGGCCAGGCCATGCAGGGCCTGGCCGTCGTACCGCTCATGACCGGCTACGACCCCTCGGCGCCCGAGGGCGAGCGGGGCCGCATCTTCAGCTTCGACGTCGCCGGCGGACTGTACGAGAAGCGGGACTTCCACGCCGAGGGCTCCGGATCCCCCTACGCCCGGGGCGCGTTGAAGAAGCTGTTCCGCAGGGGCATGGACCGGCGCGAGGCGGCCCTGGCCGCCCTCCAGGCCCTCTACGACGCGGCCGACGACGACTCCGCGACCGGCGGCCCGGACGTCAACCGCCGGATCTTCCCCATCGTCTCGCTCATCACCGAGGACGGCTTCGAGCGCCTGCCCGAACCGGAGACCGAGGAGCTGTGCCGCGAGATGGCCGCCCAGCGCAGCAGCAGGCCGGACGGACCGAACGCGACCGCCTGA
- a CDS encoding HoxN/HupN/NixA family nickel/cobalt transporter, which translates to MTAAPGSTPSLLPAAPAKGSAWHRVRGSMTRQEWLRVGGMAAVIVALHVIGWFTLIAIVAPHHYSIGEKSFGIGIGVTAYTLGMRHAFDADHIAAIDNTTRKLMGEGQRPLSVGFWFSLGHSSVVFALALLLSLGVKTLAGPVRDDGSGLHDVTGLIGTTVSGTFLYIIAAINLVILAGIWKVFRQMRSGHYDEAALEEQLNNRGFMNRLLGRVMKSITKSWQMYPLGLLFGLGFDTATEIALLVLAGSGAASGLPWYAILCLPVLFAAGMSLLDTIDGSFMNFAYGWAFSKPVRKVYYNLTITGLSVAVALLIGTVELLGLLVDRLGLHGPFWDWIAGLDLNVLGFVIVGLFFATWIVALIVWKVGRIEEKWSAGLARPAAGAEEGA; encoded by the coding sequence ATGACGGCCGCCCCTGGGTCCACTCCGTCCCTCCTCCCCGCCGCCCCCGCCAAGGGGTCGGCCTGGCACCGCGTCCGCGGCTCCATGACGCGGCAGGAGTGGCTCAGGGTGGGCGGGATGGCCGCCGTGATCGTGGCCCTCCACGTGATCGGCTGGTTCACGCTGATCGCGATCGTCGCCCCGCACCACTACAGCATCGGCGAGAAGTCCTTCGGCATCGGCATCGGCGTCACCGCCTACACCCTCGGCATGCGGCACGCCTTCGACGCCGACCACATCGCGGCGATCGACAACACCACCCGCAAGCTGATGGGCGAGGGACAGCGCCCGCTGTCGGTCGGCTTCTGGTTCTCGCTCGGCCACTCCAGCGTCGTCTTCGCCCTGGCCCTGCTGCTCTCCCTCGGCGTGAAGACCCTCGCGGGACCCGTCCGCGACGACGGCTCCGGGCTCCACGACGTCACCGGACTCATCGGTACGACCGTCTCCGGGACCTTCCTGTACATCATCGCCGCGATCAACCTGGTCATCCTGGCCGGCATCTGGAAGGTGTTCCGGCAGATGCGCTCGGGCCACTACGACGAGGCCGCCCTGGAGGAGCAGCTGAACAACCGCGGCTTCATGAACCGCCTGCTGGGCCGGGTCATGAAGTCGATCACCAAGTCCTGGCAGATGTACCCGCTCGGCCTGCTCTTCGGCCTCGGCTTCGACACCGCCACCGAGATCGCCCTGCTCGTCCTGGCGGGCTCCGGCGCCGCCTCCGGCCTGCCCTGGTACGCGATCCTGTGCCTGCCCGTGCTGTTCGCCGCCGGTATGTCGCTCCTCGACACGATCGACGGCTCCTTCATGAACTTCGCCTACGGCTGGGCCTTCTCCAAGCCGGTCCGCAAGGTCTACTACAACCTCACCATCACCGGCCTGTCGGTCGCCGTCGCCCTCCTCATCGGCACGGTCGAACTCCTCGGCCTGCTCGTCGACAGGCTCGGCCTGCACGGCCCGTTCTGGGACTGGATCGCCGGCCTCGACCTGAACGTCCTCGGCTTCGTCATCGTGGGCCTCTTCTTCGCCACCTGGATCGTCGCCCTGATCGTGTGGAAGGTCGGCCGGATCGAGGAGAAGTGGTCCGCGGGACTGGCCCGGCCGGCCGCCGGGGCCGAGGAGGGCGCCTGA
- a CDS encoding YybH family protein has product MTTGGRGTLDPGEEGAQTVSDAPTDEAQIRALITQWAAAVHRGDLAGVLADHAEDLVMFDVPPPHDGIRGLAAYGAAWPPFFAWQAQGARFDIDTLDITAGTDVAYAHALVRCASPEELAAHPTLRLRLTFGLRKERGRWLVAHEHHSFPHD; this is encoded by the coding sequence ATGACCACAGGTGGGCGAGGCACCCTTGACCCGGGGGAGGAGGGAGCCCAGACCGTGTCCGACGCACCGACCGACGAGGCACAGATCCGCGCACTGATCACCCAGTGGGCCGCAGCCGTCCACCGCGGCGACCTGGCGGGTGTCCTCGCCGACCACGCCGAGGACCTCGTGATGTTCGACGTGCCACCGCCCCACGACGGCATCCGCGGCCTCGCCGCCTACGGTGCCGCCTGGCCGCCCTTCTTCGCGTGGCAGGCCCAGGGCGCCCGCTTCGACATCGACACCCTCGACATCACGGCCGGCACCGACGTCGCCTACGCCCACGCACTGGTGCGCTGCGCCTCCCCGGAGGAACTCGCCGCGCACCCCACCCTGCGGCTGCGGCTGACCTTCGGCCTGCGCAAGGAACGGGGCCGCTGGCTGGTCGCCCACGAACACCACTCCTTCCCCCATGACTGA
- a CDS encoding lysylphosphatidylglycerol synthase domain-containing protein: MTSGQLAVAPTRRHLYWHTALTLAVLVAVGCLARRHWPVLETGALRLAVADQGWLLTGAAAAAGTWLCAALAQQGAVLRRLPRGRLVAAQFAACAANHVLPAGLGSGAVVLRFLMRCGMPAGRSATAVAVKATAGAVTRAALIVVLATACPGVLRIPPAWGAWALAGGLALGVTALPAARLWPRCRRALGSVLADVRAVHARPRRAAALWGGSLAFAVLHALVLIAVTRAVGLPLAPALVALLYLAASSAAALLPTPGNLGSLDAALALALAAAGAPAAAAASAVLGYRLLTVWIPLVPGLLVLGILVRRRAV, from the coding sequence ATGACCTCCGGGCAACTCGCCGTCGCGCCCACCCGAAGACACCTCTACTGGCACACCGCCCTGACCCTCGCCGTCCTGGTCGCCGTCGGCTGTCTGGCCAGACGGCACTGGCCCGTCCTGGAGACCGGCGCCCTGCGCCTGGCGGTGGCCGACCAGGGCTGGCTGCTGACCGGCGCGGCGGCCGCGGCGGGCACCTGGCTGTGCGCGGCCCTCGCCCAGCAGGGCGCCGTGCTCCGGCGGCTGCCCCGCGGACGGCTGGTGGCCGCCCAGTTCGCCGCCTGCGCCGCCAACCACGTCCTGCCCGCCGGGCTCGGCTCGGGCGCCGTCGTGCTGCGCTTCCTCATGCGCTGCGGCATGCCGGCTGGCCGCTCGGCGACCGCCGTCGCGGTCAAGGCCACGGCCGGGGCGGTGACGCGCGCCGCCCTGATCGTCGTCCTGGCCACCGCCTGCCCGGGCGTCCTGAGGATCCCGCCCGCCTGGGGCGCCTGGGCGCTCGCCGGCGGCCTGGCGCTCGGTGTCACCGCCCTGCCGGCCGCCCGCCTGTGGCCGCGGTGCCGCCGCGCGCTCGGCTCGGTGCTGGCCGACGTCCGCGCCGTCCACGCGCGACCGCGCCGGGCGGCGGCCCTGTGGGGCGGCTCGCTGGCCTTCGCCGTGCTGCACGCGCTCGTGCTGATCGCCGTCACCCGGGCCGTCGGCCTGCCCCTGGCCCCGGCCCTGGTGGCGCTGCTGTACCTGGCCGCGAGCAGCGCCGCCGCCCTGCTGCCCACGCCCGGCAACCTCGGCTCCCTGGACGCCGCGCTCGCCCTGGCTCTGGCCGCCGCCGGAGCACCGGCCGCGGCGGCCGCCTCCGCCGTGCTCGGCTACCGCCTGCTGACGGTGTGGATCCCGCTGGTCCCCGGACTGCTGGTGCTCGGGATCCTCGTGCGCCGCAGAGCTGTCTGA
- a CDS encoding glycoside hydrolase family 65 protein: MITHRSYTVEPWAVRETDLRLDVLAQSESVFALSNGHVGWRGNLDEGEPHGLPGTYLNGVHELHPLPYAEAGYGYPESGQTAINVTNGKVLRLLVDDEPFDLRYGRLVAHERTLDLRRGVLERTCEWISPAGSRVRVRSTRLVSLTQRAIAAVAYEVEPVGCRTRVVIQSELVTNESLPDPNGDPRAARALKSPLEPEEDFADGLRLRLVHRTRRSGLRVAVAADHVLDGPERTTTGSESNVDVSRLTVTSVLEPGQRLRVEKLVAHGWSSARSRPAMSDQVEAALAAAAHGGWQGLLDEQRAYLDDFWARADVEVDGDEEIQQAVRFALFHVLQAGARAEQRAIPAKGLTGSGYDGHAFWDTETFVLPLLTYTSPDAVSEALRWRQRTLPAARERAAQLGLRGAAFPWRTIEGSEGSAYWPAGTAAFHVNAAVADAVVRYTAATGDTAFERDTGLELLVETARLWRSLGHHDHHGVFHIDGVTGPDEYSAVADDNLYTNLMARSNLLAAADACERHRDQAGELGVDDEETAGWRDAARAVHIPYNHELGVHEQHAGFTRYQRWDFEGTRPDQYPLMLHFPYFDLYRKQVVKQADLVLAMYLCGGWFEEFHDEEQIARNFAYYEPLTVRDSSLSACAQAVVAAQSGHLDLAYAYTAEAALMDLADLEHNTRDGLHIASLAGTWTALVAGFGGLRRDGDSLRFAPRLPERFSRLAFTLQILDRRLRVEIGPDKATYTLLSGGPLTIRHHGSPLTVNGDGPVARPVPAPQARPAPEQPPHRGPHAG; encoded by the coding sequence GTGATCACCCACCGCTCGTACACCGTCGAGCCCTGGGCCGTGCGCGAGACCGACCTCCGGCTCGACGTACTGGCCCAGAGCGAGTCCGTGTTCGCGCTGTCCAACGGCCACGTCGGCTGGCGCGGCAACCTCGACGAGGGCGAGCCCCACGGACTGCCCGGCACCTACCTCAACGGCGTGCACGAACTGCACCCCCTGCCCTACGCCGAGGCGGGCTACGGCTACCCGGAGTCCGGCCAGACCGCCATCAACGTCACCAACGGCAAAGTGCTGCGCCTGCTGGTCGACGACGAGCCCTTCGACCTGCGCTACGGCCGTCTCGTCGCCCACGAACGCACCCTGGACCTGCGCCGGGGCGTACTGGAGCGGACCTGCGAGTGGATATCCCCGGCCGGTTCCCGGGTGCGGGTGCGCTCGACACGGCTGGTCTCCCTCACGCAGCGGGCGATCGCCGCCGTGGCCTACGAGGTGGAACCGGTCGGCTGCCGGACGCGCGTGGTGATCCAGTCGGAGCTCGTGACCAACGAGAGCCTGCCCGACCCGAACGGCGACCCGCGCGCGGCCCGGGCGCTGAAGTCGCCGCTGGAGCCGGAGGAGGACTTCGCCGACGGTCTGCGGCTGCGCCTGGTGCACCGCACCCGCCGCAGCGGCCTCAGGGTCGCGGTGGCCGCCGACCATGTCCTCGACGGCCCCGAACGGACCACGACCGGCAGCGAGAGCAACGTGGACGTCTCCCGTCTGACCGTCACCTCCGTGCTGGAACCGGGCCAGCGGCTGCGGGTGGAGAAGCTCGTCGCCCACGGCTGGTCGAGCGCCCGCTCCCGGCCCGCGATGAGCGACCAGGTCGAGGCGGCCCTGGCCGCGGCCGCACACGGCGGCTGGCAGGGGCTCCTGGACGAGCAGCGGGCCTACCTCGACGACTTCTGGGCGCGCGCCGACGTCGAGGTCGACGGCGACGAGGAGATCCAGCAGGCGGTCCGCTTCGCCCTCTTCCACGTCCTCCAGGCCGGGGCCCGCGCCGAACAACGGGCCATCCCCGCCAAGGGACTGACCGGCTCCGGCTACGACGGTCACGCCTTCTGGGACACCGAGACCTTCGTCCTGCCCCTGCTGACCTACACCTCGCCCGACGCCGTCTCCGAGGCGCTGCGCTGGCGGCAGCGCACCCTGCCCGCCGCCCGCGAGCGCGCGGCCCAACTCGGCCTGCGCGGCGCCGCGTTCCCCTGGCGGACCATCGAGGGCTCGGAGGGCTCCGCGTACTGGCCCGCCGGCACGGCCGCCTTCCACGTCAACGCCGCCGTGGCCGACGCCGTGGTCCGCTACACGGCGGCGACCGGCGACACCGCCTTCGAACGCGACACCGGCCTGGAACTGCTGGTGGAGACGGCCCGCCTGTGGCGCTCCCTCGGCCACCACGACCACCACGGCGTCTTCCACATCGACGGCGTCACCGGCCCCGACGAGTACAGCGCGGTCGCCGACGACAACCTGTACACCAACCTGATGGCCCGCTCGAACCTCCTCGCGGCCGCCGACGCCTGCGAACGCCACCGGGACCAGGCCGGCGAACTCGGCGTCGACGACGAGGAGACCGCCGGCTGGCGCGACGCCGCCCGGGCCGTGCACATCCCCTACAACCACGAACTCGGCGTCCACGAACAGCACGCCGGGTTCACCCGCTACCAGCGCTGGGACTTCGAGGGCACCCGCCCCGACCAGTACCCGCTGATGCTCCACTTCCCCTACTTCGACCTCTACCGCAAGCAGGTCGTCAAACAGGCCGACCTGGTCCTGGCGATGTACCTGTGCGGCGGCTGGTTCGAGGAGTTCCACGACGAGGAACAGATCGCCCGCAACTTCGCCTACTACGAGCCGCTGACCGTACGGGACTCCTCGCTCTCGGCGTGCGCCCAGGCCGTCGTCGCCGCCCAGTCCGGGCATCTGGACCTCGCCTACGCCTATACGGCCGAGGCGGCGCTGATGGACCTGGCGGACCTGGAGCACAACACCCGCGACGGGCTGCACATCGCCTCCCTCGCCGGGACCTGGACGGCGCTGGTGGCCGGGTTCGGCGGACTGCGCCGCGACGGCGACTCGCTGCGGTTCGCGCCCCGCCTGCCCGAGCGGTTCAGCCGTCTCGCGTTCACGCTCCAGATCCTCGACCGCCGGTTGCGCGTGGAGATCGGGCCGGACAAGGCGACGTACACCCTGCTGTCGGGCGGCCCGCTGACGATCCGCCATCACGGCAGCCCGCTCACCGTGAACGGCGACGGTCCGGTCGCCCGCCCCGTCCCGGCGCCCCAGGCCCGCCCGGCCCCGGAACAGCCCCCGCACCGCGGTCCGCACGCCGGCTGA
- a CDS encoding beta-phosphoglucomutase family hydrolase, translating into MTTQLGLPEDIQACLFDLDGVVTRTAVVHAAAWKEMFDAFLRDREGDDFRPFDDHDYDEYVDGRPRGDGVRSFLASRGIELPEGDPGDPPDAPTVHGLGNRKNELVLEKIRTDGVEAYDGTLRYLDAVRAHDLRTAIVSSSANCRDVLRAVHAEHYFDVRVDGVVAAERKLPGKPHPDTFLAAAHDLGVEPARCAVFEDALAGMDAGRSGRFGYVVGVDRVGQTKALYAHGADVVVKDLAELGGKE; encoded by the coding sequence ATGACCACGCAGCTCGGTCTTCCCGAGGACATCCAGGCCTGCCTCTTCGACCTCGACGGCGTCGTCACCCGGACCGCCGTGGTGCACGCGGCCGCCTGGAAGGAGATGTTCGACGCGTTCCTGCGCGACCGCGAGGGCGACGACTTCCGGCCGTTCGACGACCACGACTACGACGAGTACGTCGACGGCCGCCCCCGCGGCGACGGCGTACGCAGTTTCCTCGCCTCCCGGGGCATCGAGCTGCCCGAGGGCGACCCGGGCGACCCACCGGACGCCCCGACCGTCCACGGCCTGGGCAACCGCAAGAACGAACTGGTGCTGGAGAAGATCCGCACCGACGGTGTCGAGGCCTACGACGGCACCCTGCGGTATCTCGACGCGGTGCGCGCGCACGATCTGCGCACCGCGATCGTCTCCTCCAGCGCCAACTGCCGGGACGTCCTGCGTGCCGTCCACGCCGAGCACTACTTCGACGTACGCGTCGACGGCGTGGTGGCCGCCGAGCGGAAACTGCCGGGCAAGCCGCACCCGGACACCTTCCTGGCCGCCGCCCACGACCTGGGCGTCGAACCCGCGCGCTGCGCGGTCTTCGAGGACGCATTGGCCGGCATGGACGCGGGCCGCTCGGGCCGCTTCGGGTACGTCGTCGGCGTGGACCGGGTCGGACAGACCAAGGCCCTGTACGCGCACGGCGCTGACGTGGTCGTGAAGGATCTCGCGGAACTGGGAGGCAAGGAGTGA